A genomic stretch from Bacterioplanes sanyensis includes:
- a CDS encoding enoyl-CoA hydratase/isomerase family protein encodes MLTVAIEQGIARLTLNRPQVGNAFNAELIAELQQQFERLADDDSVRVLVLAGEGKHFCAGADLNWMKQQKDGSQQENQADALALAQMLKALYEFPKPTIAMVQGAAFGGALGLICACDMAVASSDARFCLSEVKLGLSPATISPYVLAAMGPRQARRYWLTAELISAQQAQQLQLVHEVVAKDDLNDQVQQWCQALLANGPQAMAATKHLIQQQGSELNDALLYSTSDLIARLRVGDEGQEGLTAFLQKRSPSWQVTPDKESAPAEQPTPVEEHKA; translated from the coding sequence ATGCTCACCGTTGCAATTGAACAGGGCATAGCCCGCCTAACGCTAAACCGGCCGCAAGTTGGCAACGCCTTTAATGCTGAATTGATTGCTGAGCTGCAACAGCAATTTGAACGCCTGGCAGACGACGACAGCGTGCGTGTATTGGTGCTGGCCGGCGAGGGCAAGCACTTTTGTGCCGGCGCCGATTTAAACTGGATGAAGCAGCAAAAAGACGGCAGCCAGCAAGAGAACCAAGCCGATGCGCTGGCGTTGGCACAGATGCTAAAAGCCCTGTATGAATTTCCCAAACCCACCATTGCCATGGTGCAAGGCGCGGCCTTTGGTGGCGCCTTGGGGCTGATTTGTGCCTGTGATATGGCCGTCGCCAGCAGCGATGCCCGTTTTTGCTTAAGCGAAGTCAAACTCGGTTTAAGCCCGGCCACCATCAGCCCCTATGTGTTAGCGGCCATGGGGCCCAGACAAGCGCGACGCTATTGGCTAACCGCCGAGCTGATCAGCGCGCAACAAGCGCAGCAACTGCAGCTGGTGCATGAAGTGGTGGCCAAAGACGACTTAAACGATCAGGTTCAGCAGTGGTGTCAGGCATTGCTGGCCAATGGTCCCCAGGCCATGGCGGCGACCAAGCACTTGATTCAGCAGCAAGGCAGTGAACTGAATGACGCACTGCTGTATTCCACCAGTGATTTGATAGCCCGCCTGCGCGTTGGTGACGAAGGGCAGGAAGGGCTAACAGCATTTCTTCAAAAACGATCGCCTAGCTGGCAGGTAACGCCGGACAAGGAGTCTGCTCCAGCCGAGCAGCCAACGCCCGTCGAGGAGCACAAGGCATGA
- a CDS encoding transposase, whose protein sequence is MPKPRKHQVSLDATPYYHCVSRCVRRAFLCGTDHLSGQCYDHRRGWLEDKLLSLPQVFAIDVAAYAIMSNHYHAVLFVDAERANHWSDTEVIERWHTLFSGNMLSQRFLSGDVLGVAEQKRLQIYVEEWRSRLSSISWFMRVLNETIAREANQEDQCSGRFWEGRFKSQALLDDAALAACMAYVDLNPVRAKMAATLETSAHT, encoded by the coding sequence ATGCCTAAACCCAGAAAACATCAGGTCTCCCTCGATGCGACGCCGTATTATCACTGTGTATCACGCTGTGTGCGGCGCGCTTTTCTGTGTGGTACGGATCACTTGAGCGGCCAGTGCTACGACCATCGCCGAGGCTGGTTGGAAGATAAGCTGCTGTCGTTGCCGCAGGTATTTGCCATTGACGTGGCGGCCTACGCCATTATGAGCAACCACTATCATGCCGTGTTGTTTGTTGATGCTGAACGTGCGAACCACTGGAGCGACACTGAAGTCATCGAACGCTGGCACACGCTTTTTAGCGGCAATATGCTGTCTCAGCGGTTTTTGAGTGGCGATGTGCTTGGCGTGGCGGAGCAAAAGCGGCTCCAAATTTATGTGGAAGAATGGCGCTCACGCTTGTCTAGTATTAGCTGGTTTATGCGAGTGCTGAATGAAACCATTGCGCGAGAAGCTAATCAAGAAGATCAGTGCTCTGGCCGTTTCTGGGAAGGCCGGTTTAAATCGCAAGCGCTGCTGGATGATGCTGCACTGGCTGCGTGCATGGCCTATGTCGATCTAAACCCCGTTCGTGCCAAGATGGCTGCCACGCTAGAAACATCCGCGCATACCTAG
- a CDS encoding acetoacetate--CoA ligase, which yields MSTTALWQASQQRRQHSQLQHYMHWLAEQQQHNFEHYNELYQWSIEQRGEFWQSLWQYFDIQAHQPASQVLQESSDLRQTRWFEGARLNFAEHLLRPAMNDDTANKTALVFRSEQDIRTSLSYRQLYQQVEKAASAMRQRGVVAGDRVAAFMPNVPETVISMLAAASIGALFSSCSPDFGLNGVLDRFGQIQPKLLIATQGYFYAGKWIDCSERVAALRDALQLPAEQLISVPYPGCDSTPNGAWSWHEFLATHDDNNEFSELQFASLPFDHPLYIMYSSGTTGVPKCIVHGAGGTLLQHLKELRLHTDVGPDDVLFYFTTCGWMMWNWLVSGLATGATVVLYDGSPFHPGPEVLWQMAEDEGVTVFGTSAKYISALEKAEQRPIERPLKLRTLLSTGSPLAHESFDYVYNAIGRDLALCSISGGTDIISCFALGNPLLPVYRGELQCAGLGMAVDVCDEQGQSCPPGEKGELVCRHAFPSMPVGFWNDADGERYRSAYFDRFDGMWAHGDYAEFSAHQQDGHSWNSLIIHGRSDAVLNPGGVRIGTAEIYRQVEQLATVQESLAIGQQWQDDVRVVLFVVLADGLQLDDELRQQIRQRIREHCTPRHVPAKIIQVPALPRTISGKLVELAVRNVVHGEPVKNTDALANPQTLDYFKDIAELKQD from the coding sequence ATGAGCACAACAGCGCTTTGGCAGGCCTCACAGCAGCGCCGCCAGCACAGCCAACTGCAACATTACATGCACTGGCTGGCAGAGCAGCAACAGCATAATTTTGAGCATTACAACGAGCTCTATCAGTGGAGCATCGAGCAGCGCGGCGAGTTTTGGCAGTCGCTGTGGCAATATTTTGATATTCAAGCCCATCAGCCAGCCAGCCAAGTGCTGCAAGAATCGAGTGACTTGCGTCAAACACGTTGGTTTGAAGGCGCGCGGCTTAACTTTGCTGAGCACTTATTGCGCCCCGCCATGAACGATGACACGGCCAATAAAACCGCCTTGGTATTTCGCAGTGAGCAGGACATTCGCACCAGCCTGAGCTACCGCCAGCTATATCAACAGGTCGAAAAAGCCGCCAGCGCTATGCGCCAGCGCGGCGTTGTGGCTGGTGATCGTGTTGCTGCCTTTATGCCCAATGTGCCGGAAACCGTGATCAGCATGTTGGCAGCTGCCAGTATTGGCGCTTTGTTTTCTTCATGCTCACCGGACTTTGGCCTTAATGGCGTATTGGATCGCTTTGGTCAGATTCAGCCAAAGCTTTTGATCGCTACCCAAGGTTATTTTTATGCTGGTAAATGGATCGATTGCAGCGAGCGCGTGGCAGCCCTGCGCGATGCCTTGCAGCTGCCGGCCGAGCAGCTGATTTCTGTGCCTTACCCGGGCTGTGACAGTACGCCTAACGGTGCTTGGAGCTGGCACGAGTTTCTAGCGACCCACGACGATAATAATGAGTTCAGCGAGCTGCAGTTTGCCTCTCTGCCATTCGATCACCCGTTATATATCATGTACAGCTCAGGTACGACCGGTGTGCCTAAGTGCATTGTGCACGGCGCTGGTGGCACCTTATTGCAGCATCTTAAAGAACTGCGCTTGCACACCGATGTTGGCCCAGACGATGTGCTGTTTTATTTCACCACCTGCGGCTGGATGATGTGGAACTGGTTAGTATCAGGCCTGGCCACCGGTGCCACTGTGGTGCTGTACGATGGCTCGCCGTTTCATCCCGGGCCTGAAGTGCTGTGGCAAATGGCCGAAGACGAAGGCGTGACCGTATTTGGTACCAGTGCTAAGTACATCAGTGCGCTGGAAAAGGCCGAGCAGCGACCTATCGAACGGCCGTTAAAATTACGCACATTGTTATCCACAGGCTCGCCACTGGCCCATGAAAGCTTCGACTACGTCTATAACGCCATTGGCCGTGACCTGGCGCTGTGTTCCATCTCGGGTGGCACCGACATCATTTCCTGCTTCGCCTTAGGTAATCCACTGCTGCCTGTGTATCGCGGTGAGCTGCAATGTGCAGGCCTGGGCATGGCAGTGGATGTGTGTGACGAGCAAGGTCAATCCTGCCCGCCTGGCGAAAAGGGCGAGCTGGTGTGTCGCCATGCTTTCCCTTCTATGCCAGTGGGCTTTTGGAACGATGCCGACGGTGAGCGCTATCGCAGCGCCTACTTTGACCGTTTTGACGGCATGTGGGCCCACGGTGATTACGCCGAGTTCAGCGCCCATCAGCAAGATGGCCATAGCTGGAATAGCCTGATTATTCACGGTCGCTCCGATGCGGTGTTAAACCCGGGTGGCGTGCGTATTGGCACCGCAGAAATCTATCGCCAGGTAGAGCAGTTAGCCACAGTGCAGGAAAGCCTGGCGATTGGTCAGCAATGGCAAGACGACGTGCGGGTGGTGCTGTTTGTAGTGCTGGCCGATGGCTTGCAACTGGACGATGAACTGCGCCAGCAAATTCGCCAACGCATTCGTGAACACTGCACGCCGCGCCATGTGCCGGCCAAAATCATTCAGGTGCCGGCACTGCCGCGCACCATCAGCGGCAAGCTGGTGGAGCTGGCGGTACGTAACGTGGTGCATGGTGAGCCGGTGAAAAACACCGATGCTTTGGCTAACCCACAGACGCTGGATTACTTCAAAGACATTGCTGAACTCAAACAGGACTAA
- a CDS encoding hydroxymethylglutaryl-CoA lyase, which yields MRDHVTLVEVGARDGLQNEAQTLSVALRCELIERLADCGLTRIEAGSFVSPKWVPQMADSDAVLQQLKARSDVRYSVLTPNLRGLDGALSADAKEVAVFTAASDAFTQKNTNCSVAESLERARAVVDAARTAGIPVRGYVSTVMGCPYQGDVSIDAVLDVSQSLLEMGCYEVSLGDTIGVGTVKQTRELIRALAMQLPVAQLAVHFHDTYGQALANIHAALELGVRTVDSSVAGLGGCPYAAGASGNLASEDVVYLLQGLGLSCGVDLQQLAMTGAWISQQLQRDHSSKAGKAIAAKQAAAVRESQG from the coding sequence ATGCGAGATCACGTAACTCTGGTCGAAGTCGGTGCCCGTGATGGCTTGCAAAACGAAGCGCAAACCCTATCGGTGGCGCTGCGCTGTGAGCTGATCGAGCGGCTGGCAGACTGCGGCCTGACGCGCATCGAAGCCGGCAGTTTTGTATCGCCTAAGTGGGTGCCGCAAATGGCGGACAGCGATGCCGTACTGCAGCAGCTGAAGGCCCGCTCTGACGTGCGGTACAGCGTGTTAACCCCCAATTTACGTGGGCTAGACGGCGCCCTCAGTGCCGATGCCAAAGAAGTGGCGGTATTTACCGCCGCCTCCGATGCCTTCACCCAAAAAAACACCAACTGCAGCGTGGCCGAATCACTGGAGCGGGCGCGTGCTGTGGTGGATGCGGCTCGCACTGCTGGCATTCCGGTACGCGGTTATGTGTCGACTGTGATGGGCTGCCCTTACCAGGGTGACGTCAGCATTGATGCGGTGCTGGATGTTAGTCAGAGCTTGTTGGAAATGGGCTGTTACGAGGTATCGCTGGGCGACACCATTGGCGTCGGCACGGTGAAGCAAACCCGTGAACTGATTCGTGCGCTGGCCATGCAGTTGCCTGTCGCTCAGCTGGCGGTACATTTTCACGATACCTATGGCCAGGCGTTGGCCAATATTCATGCCGCCCTGGAGCTGGGTGTACGCACCGTCGACAGTTCGGTGGCGGGCTTAGGCGGTTGCCCTTATGCCGCGGGTGCGTCGGGCAATCTTGCCAGTGAAGATGTGGTGTACCTGCTGCAAGGTCTGGGTTTAAGCTGTGGCGTCGATCTTCAGCAACTGGCCATGACAGGCGCTTGGATCTCACAGCAACTGCAGCGCGATCACAGCAGCAAAGCCGGTAAAGCCATCGCAGCCAAGCAGGCTGCAGCAGTCAGGGAGTCACAAGGATGA
- a CDS encoding isovaleryl-CoA dehydrogenase: MKDFNFGLGETLDMLREQVHGFAQKELAPIAADVDKNNEFPMPMWRRFGEQGLLGITVGEQYGGADMGYLAHVVAMEEISRASASVGLSYGAHSNLCVNQIHRNGTEAQKEKYLPKLVSGEHIGALAMSEPNAGSDVVSMTLRADLKGDHYVLNGSKMWITNGPDAHVYVIYAKTDFDKGPHGITAFIVERDWAGFSRSPKLDKLGMRGSNTCELVFDNVEVPVENILGTLNEGVKVLMSGLDYERVVLSGGPTGIMQACMDIVKPYVAERTQFGKPIGSFQLVQGKLADMYTSMNASRAYLYAVAAACDRGETTRKDAAGVILYCAEKATQMALDAIQLLGGNGYINEYDAGRLLRDAKLYEIGAGTSEVRRMLIGREMLQENL, from the coding sequence ATGAAAGACTTTAACTTTGGCCTGGGCGAAACCCTGGATATGTTGCGTGAACAGGTCCATGGCTTTGCGCAAAAGGAATTGGCTCCGATTGCGGCGGATGTCGACAAAAATAACGAATTTCCAATGCCGATGTGGCGCCGCTTTGGCGAGCAGGGGTTGTTGGGTATTACCGTCGGCGAGCAATACGGTGGTGCCGATATGGGCTATCTGGCCCATGTCGTCGCGATGGAAGAAATTAGCCGCGCATCGGCCTCAGTGGGCTTGTCGTACGGCGCGCACTCGAATCTGTGCGTGAATCAGATTCACCGCAATGGCACTGAAGCGCAAAAAGAAAAGTACTTGCCCAAGCTGGTGAGCGGCGAGCACATTGGTGCGCTGGCTATGAGTGAGCCCAATGCCGGCTCGGACGTGGTCTCCATGACACTGCGCGCCGACTTAAAAGGCGATCACTATGTGCTTAATGGCAGCAAAATGTGGATCACCAATGGCCCAGATGCCCATGTGTACGTGATTTACGCCAAAACCGATTTTGATAAAGGTCCACACGGCATTACCGCCTTTATCGTTGAACGTGACTGGGCCGGTTTCTCGCGCAGTCCTAAGCTCGACAAGCTGGGCATGCGCGGCTCTAACACCTGTGAGTTGGTATTCGATAACGTTGAAGTGCCGGTGGAAAACATTCTTGGCACATTAAACGAGGGCGTGAAGGTATTGATGAGCGGCCTTGATTACGAGCGTGTGGTGCTGTCGGGTGGCCCGACCGGCATCATGCAAGCCTGCATGGATATCGTTAAGCCCTACGTTGCCGAGCGCACACAGTTTGGTAAGCCAATTGGTAGCTTCCAGCTGGTGCAGGGCAAGCTGGCCGATATGTATACCAGCATGAACGCCAGTCGCGCCTATCTATATGCCGTCGCCGCGGCCTGTGATCGCGGTGAAACCACCCGTAAAGATGCTGCCGGTGTGATTCTGTATTGCGCTGAAAAAGCCACGCAAATGGCACTGGATGCCATTCAACTGTTGGGCGGCAATGGTTACATCAATGAATACGATGCCGGCCGTCTGCTGCGTGATGCCAAGTTGTACGAAATCGGTGCTGGCACCTCAGAAGTGCGGCGCATGCTGATCGGTCGTGAGATGTTGCAGGAGAATCTGTAA
- a CDS encoding carboxyl transferase domain-containing protein, producing MPVLNSRAELKSPAFGKNRAHMQALVDDLNQQARRIAEGGGEAAMQRHIERGKLPPRQRIAQLLDAGSPFLEIGQLAAHDMYGDEHVPAAGVVAGIGRIHGVECMVVANDATVKGGSYYPITVKKHLRAQDIARQNRLPCIYLVDSGGANLPRQDEVFPDRDHFGRIFYNQANMSAAGIPQIAVVMGSCTAGGAYVPAMADESIIVRNQGTIFLAGPPLVKMATGEDVSAEELGGGELHCQQSGVADHLAENDAHALQLARQAVARLNWPASPEPSQPITPPRHDIHDLYGIIPSDTRQPFDVREVIARLVDGSEFDEFKARFGTSLVCGFASLYGMPIGIVANNGILFSESAQKGAHFIQLCAQRGIALLFLQNITGFMVGPKYEAEGIARHGAKMVTAVACANVPKLTLVIGGSFGAGNYGMCGRAYDPNFMFMWPNARISVMGGEQAAGVLAQVKQQAALKKGQSWSDEQSEAIKQPVREQYERQGHPYYSSARLWDDGVIDPADSRRVLGLALSSCYQAEACSSRFGVFRM from the coding sequence ATGCCTGTGCTCAACAGCCGGGCAGAGCTAAAAAGCCCTGCCTTTGGAAAAAATCGTGCCCATATGCAGGCTTTGGTTGATGACCTTAACCAGCAAGCGCGTCGCATTGCTGAAGGCGGCGGTGAGGCCGCCATGCAACGCCATATCGAGCGTGGCAAATTACCGCCGCGCCAGCGCATCGCACAACTGCTGGATGCTGGCAGCCCGTTTTTAGAAATTGGCCAGCTGGCCGCCCATGATATGTACGGCGATGAACATGTGCCTGCCGCTGGTGTGGTGGCGGGCATCGGTCGCATTCATGGCGTTGAATGCATGGTGGTAGCCAACGACGCCACGGTCAAAGGCGGCAGTTATTACCCCATCACGGTGAAAAAACATCTCAGGGCGCAGGATATTGCCCGTCAGAACCGTTTGCCCTGTATTTATTTGGTCGATTCTGGCGGTGCTAACCTGCCACGCCAGGATGAAGTCTTTCCCGATCGCGATCACTTTGGTCGCATCTTTTACAATCAGGCCAATATGAGTGCCGCTGGCATTCCACAAATTGCTGTGGTTATGGGCTCTTGTACCGCAGGCGGTGCCTATGTGCCGGCGATGGCCGATGAATCCATTATTGTGCGCAACCAAGGCACTATCTTCCTGGCTGGTCCGCCACTGGTAAAAATGGCCACCGGCGAAGACGTCAGTGCCGAAGAGTTGGGCGGCGGTGAGCTGCACTGCCAGCAGTCTGGCGTAGCGGATCATCTGGCAGAAAACGATGCCCATGCGCTGCAGCTGGCACGCCAAGCCGTTGCTCGGCTGAATTGGCCGGCCAGCCCAGAACCGAGCCAGCCGATTACGCCGCCGCGCCATGATATTCATGACTTGTACGGCATTATCCCTAGCGATACCCGCCAGCCCTTTGATGTGCGTGAAGTGATTGCGCGGCTGGTCGATGGCTCTGAATTCGATGAATTTAAGGCCCGTTTTGGCACTAGCTTGGTATGTGGTTTTGCCAGCCTTTATGGCATGCCCATCGGCATAGTGGCGAACAACGGCATTTTGTTTTCTGAGTCGGCACAAAAAGGCGCGCACTTTATTCAGCTGTGTGCCCAACGCGGGATTGCCTTACTGTTTTTGCAAAACATCACCGGCTTTATGGTCGGCCCTAAATACGAAGCCGAAGGCATTGCCCGTCATGGCGCCAAAATGGTGACCGCCGTGGCCTGTGCCAATGTGCCAAAACTGACCTTAGTGATTGGCGGCAGCTTTGGTGCCGGCAACTACGGCATGTGCGGCCGCGCTTACGACCCCAACTTTATGTTTATGTGGCCCAACGCTCGTATTTCTGTGATGGGCGGTGAGCAAGCCGCCGGCGTATTGGCGCAGGTAAAACAGCAAGCGGCACTGAAAAAAGGCCAAAGCTGGAGCGATGAGCAGTCAGAAGCCATCAAGCAGCCGGTGCGAGAGCAATACGAGCGCCAAGGCCATCCCTATTACAGCTCGGCCCGCCTATGGGACGACGGTGTGATCGACCCGGCCGATAGCCGTCGGGTGTTGGGGCTGGCACTGTCTAGCTGTTATCAAGCCGAAGCCTGCTCCAGCCGCTTCGGCGTATTCCGCATGTAG
- a CDS encoding transposase, with protein MKRSTSELTDQQWAHIEPCLPSLPRGKGGPKPISNRACFEGILWVLRSGARWRDLPERYPSPSTCWRRLQYWEEQGAWVKAWRKLLRVLDQQSRLNWEESFSDGSFAPAKKGASVLEKPSVVRGRSG; from the coding sequence ATGAAACGTTCAACCTCAGAACTGACCGACCAACAGTGGGCACACATTGAGCCTTGTTTACCCAGCCTGCCTCGTGGCAAAGGGGGTCCCAAACCTATCAGCAATCGAGCCTGTTTCGAGGGCATTTTATGGGTCTTACGTTCAGGTGCGCGCTGGCGTGATCTACCCGAGCGCTATCCTTCACCGAGTACCTGCTGGCGCCGCCTTCAGTACTGGGAAGAGCAAGGTGCATGGGTCAAAGCCTGGCGTAAGCTTCTTCGCGTTCTGGATCAACAGTCGCGGTTAAATTGGGAAGAATCGTTTTCTGATGGTAGTTTTGCACCCGCAAAAAAAGGGGCCTCGGTGTTGGAAAAACCAAGCGTGGTAAGGGGTCGAAGTGGATGA
- a CDS encoding acetyl/propionyl/methylcrotonyl-CoA carboxylase subunit alpha — MMQKVLIANRGEIAVRIMRTLKDLGIASVAVYSDADRYAMHVDMADEAVHIGANEASDSYLRSDKILAAAKAVGADAIHPGYGFLSENAGFARAVAEAGLIFIGPPADAIDAMGDKASAKALLSGRQVPLVPGYHGDEQTDERLLAEALNCGFPLLLKASAGGGGKGMRIVEQESELGAEIAAARREAANAFGDDRLLIERFLRKPRHVEVQVFCDQQGNGVYLFERDCSVQRRHQKVIEEAPAPGMTSELRQRMGEAALAAAHAIGYVGAGTVEFLLDTDGSFYFMEMNTRLQVEHPVTEMITGQDLVHWQLLVASGHALPLTQEQLSCNGHAIEVRLYAEDPDNGFLPALGTLNLWREPRATTQVRVDSGVRQGDEVSPHYDPMLAKLIVHGDTREQALRLMRQALADLLIDGVKTNRDFLLRLLSCPAFVDADLSTDLIDRSDWQASQAPDWHSAALVELLLPTLNSNAHSPWHADGFQPNLAASRQLTLMLADGRETRISAERIDQAWQVGGQSYRSQLQRVEQDLYQLLPQRQWVLLSDDDMVLFDQHGSQRFVRQRWLGEQQEDDHGGLHAPMSGHVLAVNVAAGDTVKAGDVLMIMEAMKMEHSIRAGHDAVVEQLLCAAGDSVREGDELVVLSDAVHTKEPA, encoded by the coding sequence ATGATGCAAAAAGTTTTAATCGCTAACCGTGGTGAAATCGCCGTGCGCATTATGCGCACCTTAAAAGACCTCGGCATTGCCAGTGTGGCGGTTTACTCCGATGCCGATCGCTACGCCATGCATGTCGATATGGCCGACGAAGCGGTGCACATTGGTGCCAATGAAGCCAGCGACAGCTACTTACGCAGCGATAAAATTCTTGCTGCTGCTAAGGCGGTCGGCGCTGATGCTATTCACCCTGGCTATGGCTTTTTAAGTGAAAATGCCGGCTTTGCCCGCGCCGTGGCCGAGGCCGGACTGATCTTTATTGGCCCGCCCGCCGACGCCATCGATGCCATGGGCGACAAGGCCAGCGCCAAAGCGCTGTTGAGTGGCCGACAAGTGCCCTTGGTGCCTGGCTACCACGGAGATGAGCAAACTGACGAACGGCTGTTAGCCGAAGCACTGAACTGCGGCTTTCCATTACTGCTAAAAGCCAGTGCTGGCGGTGGTGGTAAAGGCATGCGCATCGTCGAACAAGAAAGCGAGCTGGGCGCTGAAATTGCCGCTGCCCGGCGCGAAGCCGCCAATGCCTTTGGAGACGATCGCTTATTGATTGAGCGTTTTTTGCGTAAGCCACGCCATGTTGAAGTGCAGGTGTTCTGCGACCAGCAAGGCAATGGCGTGTACCTGTTTGAGCGTGATTGCTCGGTGCAGCGGCGCCACCAAAAAGTCATTGAAGAAGCGCCGGCTCCGGGCATGACCTCGGAATTGCGCCAGCGTATGGGCGAAGCCGCTTTGGCCGCTGCCCACGCCATTGGCTACGTCGGCGCCGGCACAGTAGAGTTTTTGCTCGATACCGACGGCTCGTTTTATTTCATGGAAATGAACACCCGTTTGCAGGTGGAGCATCCGGTAACGGAAATGATCACCGGCCAAGACCTAGTACATTGGCAGCTGTTGGTCGCCAGTGGCCATGCTTTGCCGCTGACGCAGGAGCAACTGAGCTGTAATGGCCATGCCATCGAAGTGCGCTTGTACGCGGAAGACCCAGACAATGGCTTTTTACCCGCCCTTGGCACCCTTAACCTTTGGCGTGAACCTCGTGCCACCACTCAGGTGCGCGTTGATAGCGGTGTGCGCCAGGGCGATGAAGTCAGCCCGCACTATGACCCCATGCTGGCCAAACTGATCGTGCATGGCGACACCCGCGAGCAAGCGTTGCGTTTGATGCGCCAGGCGTTAGCCGACTTGCTGATCGATGGGGTCAAAACCAATCGCGATTTTCTGTTGCGTTTGCTCAGCTGCCCGGCTTTTGTCGACGCCGACCTCAGCACCGATTTAATCGACCGCAGTGATTGGCAAGCCAGCCAAGCACCAGACTGGCACAGTGCCGCACTGGTTGAGCTGCTGCTGCCAACCCTGAACTCCAATGCCCACAGCCCTTGGCACGCCGATGGCTTTCAGCCCAACTTGGCCGCTAGCCGCCAACTGACGTTGATGCTGGCCGATGGCCGTGAAACGCGTATCAGTGCTGAGCGTATTGATCAGGCCTGGCAGGTGGGCGGTCAGAGCTATCGCAGCCAGCTGCAGCGGGTTGAACAGGACTTGTACCAACTGTTGCCGCAGCGCCAGTGGGTATTGCTCAGCGACGACGATATGGTGCTGTTTGATCAGCACGGCAGTCAGCGCTTTGTACGCCAGCGTTGGTTAGGTGAGCAGCAAGAAGACGATCATGGCGGCTTGCATGCGCCTATGTCCGGTCATGTGCTGGCGGTTAACGTTGCTGCCGGCGATACCGTGAAGGCCGGTGACGTGCTGATGATTATGGAAGCCATGAAAATGGAGCACAGCATTCGCGCTGGCCACGATGCCGTGGTCGAGCAACTGCTATGTGCAGCCGGTGACAGCGTGCGCGAGGGCGACGAGCTGGTGGTGCTGAGTGATGCTGTGCACACTAAGGAGCCGGCCTAA
- a CDS encoding DUF4124 domain-containing protein, producing MEKQISFGILLLVLSVPCQSGVYKWVDENGQVHYGSQPPPTTQAKEIEIKQHKVDSESIERINRLTNQNKKVPNRTKSKTKNNHSSSVPKKRYKKLCEKYKKIYEGYKRDGVMGINPITGVKKKMAGESAKTALENAKDNVDIFCNN from the coding sequence ATGGAAAAACAAATATCATTTGGTATTTTATTATTAGTTCTTTCTGTCCCCTGTCAATCAGGGGTTTACAAGTGGGTAGATGAAAATGGTCAGGTGCATTATGGTAGTCAGCCGCCACCTACTACGCAGGCGAAAGAGATTGAGATTAAGCAACATAAAGTTGATTCTGAAAGTATCGAGCGAATAAATAGATTAACCAATCAAAATAAAAAGGTACCAAACAGAACAAAGTCTAAAACTAAAAATAATCATTCATCATCAGTACCTAAAAAAAGATATAAAAAACTTTGTGAGAAGTACAAAAAAATATACGAAGGATATAAAAGAGATGGCGTGATGGGTATAAATCCTATTACAGGAGTTAAGAAGAAAATGGCAGGAGAATCAGCCAAAACTGCATTGGAAAATGCTAAGGATAATGTTGATATATTTTGCAACAATTAA
- a CDS encoding enoyl-CoA hydratase-related protein, producing the protein MTDSSPALLVERCHDGNDEPSIVLATFNRAALKHAISDADMIDAIEQLIDEINASLTGPQAVKVLVVTGSDGVFSGGGNIKAMQARTGMFAGDERQLSEHYRDYIQRIPRAFARLQVPAIAAVNGAAIGAGNDLVCMCDMAIAARSAVFAESFIQLGLIPGDGGAWLLPRRVGMQHAMAMALTGRRFSADEALAMNLVMQVVADDQLLGTALGLARQMAVHDGRVLRESKRLLLEAQQQTLDQALDAAAQLQGQLHHAESFKL; encoded by the coding sequence ATGACTGACAGCAGCCCGGCACTATTGGTAGAACGCTGCCACGACGGCAATGATGAGCCCAGCATCGTACTGGCGACCTTTAACCGGGCGGCGCTCAAACATGCGATTTCCGATGCCGATATGATCGACGCCATCGAACAGCTGATCGATGAAATCAATGCCTCATTAACCGGCCCACAGGCGGTGAAGGTGTTGGTCGTGACCGGCAGCGACGGCGTATTTAGTGGTGGCGGCAATATCAAAGCCATGCAGGCTCGCACCGGCATGTTTGCCGGTGATGAGCGTCAGCTAAGCGAGCACTATCGCGATTATATTCAGCGCATTCCGCGTGCCTTTGCCCGCTTGCAAGTGCCGGCTATTGCTGCCGTCAACGGCGCCGCCATTGGTGCGGGTAATGATCTGGTGTGCATGTGTGATATGGCCATTGCCGCCCGCTCTGCGGTGTTTGCCGAAAGCTTTATTCAGCTGGGGCTGATTCCTGGCGACGGTGGTGCCTGGCTGCTGCCACGGCGGGTAGGCATGCAACATGCCATGGCCATGGCACTAACGGGTCGGCGTTTTAGTGCCGATGAAGCGCTGGCCATGAATTTGGTGATGCAGGTCGTGGCCGACGATCAGCTGTTGGGCACTGCACTGGGCTTGGCGCGACAAATGGCGGTGCACGACGGCCGGGTATTGCGCGAATCCAAACGCTTATTGTTAGAAGCTCAGCAGCAAACGCTTGATCAGGCGTTAGATGCTGCGGCGCAGCTGCAGGGGCAGTTGCATCATGCGGAGAGTTTTAAGTTATAG